The Sneathiella sp. P13V-1 genome includes a window with the following:
- a CDS encoding exonuclease SbcCD subunit D gives MKILHTSDLHLGRQFNGIPLEDDHRSILDQIACAVTDHSIDVLILAGDIFDRASPPATAVRQFNGFLERIAQDTEAAVVMIAGNHDSGDRIASMSIMTDKARAHIRGGVSAEEKPLILRDEYGPVAFSGLPFSYEYAARECFEDESLQTPEDVLTAQVARARANVPKDARWVVIAHAFVSGAKHSESERSLTRVGGIETVPTDIFEGAHYVALGHLHRPQKVGSNHIRYSGSPLAFGFDEADAQKSMSFIDLNKEGVAQIETIPLTPMRNVRILRGIHAELLLGEPSTDFIKVVLTDDAPVIDGMKRLREIFPNVCELTYERNERKLELEATGSRIAPVTKPSDVIDEFVQTVRAEAIDDIEKAIIAETLQALQYGEDAA, from the coding sequence ATGAAAATTCTGCACACGTCTGATTTGCATTTGGGTCGTCAATTCAACGGTATTCCACTAGAAGATGATCACAGATCAATCCTTGACCAAATTGCGTGTGCAGTTACCGACCACTCCATTGATGTCCTCATATTAGCTGGCGACATTTTCGACCGGGCTTCACCACCTGCGACAGCGGTTCGTCAGTTTAATGGCTTTCTTGAGAGGATTGCCCAAGATACCGAAGCGGCTGTAGTTATGATTGCTGGTAACCATGATTCCGGCGATCGCATTGCTTCTATGTCGATCATGACCGATAAAGCACGCGCACATATACGAGGGGGCGTGAGTGCTGAAGAAAAACCCCTCATCCTTAGAGATGAATATGGTCCTGTAGCATTCTCTGGCTTGCCGTTTTCGTATGAGTACGCAGCGCGTGAATGCTTTGAAGATGAGAGCCTGCAGACGCCTGAAGATGTCCTGACAGCACAGGTTGCTAGGGCTCGTGCGAATGTACCCAAGGACGCACGTTGGGTTGTAATCGCACACGCCTTCGTTTCTGGTGCAAAACACAGCGAAAGCGAGCGCTCCCTAACCCGTGTTGGAGGGATCGAAACAGTTCCGACAGATATCTTCGAGGGGGCGCATTATGTAGCTCTCGGGCATCTTCACCGTCCTCAAAAGGTTGGAAGCAATCATATTCGCTATTCAGGATCGCCACTTGCATTTGGATTTGATGAAGCCGACGCGCAAAAATCCATGAGCTTCATTGATCTCAATAAAGAGGGCGTCGCACAGATTGAAACAATTCCGCTCACGCCAATGCGTAATGTTCGCATCCTTCGAGGAATACACGCTGAATTGCTTCTCGGGGAACCTTCAACAGATTTTATAAAAGTCGTTCTTACTGATGATGCTCCAGTCATCGATGGCATGAAGCGCTTGCGCGAAATATTTCCCAACGTTTGCGAGTTAACCTACGAAAGGAATGAAAGGAAATTGGAATTAGAGGCGACCGGATCAAGGATAGCTCCTGTGACCAAACCTTCTGACGTCATTGAT